A portion of the Tenacibaculum todarodis genome contains these proteins:
- a CDS encoding aryl-sulfate sulfotransferase — protein sequence MKKLLLFILFISTYSLIFAQNTVGTKNITNDVYEGYTLFSIHKKTFLIDNCGRVVNEWNSEFTPGNAVYLLPNGNILRAGREDGLSNIVFGGVGGVAEIFDWDGNLIWQYKYNNNSKRQHHDVYPMPNGNVLILAVTVLTNEEAIQAGRDPSVTSGELYNEQIIEVEPIGTTDGNIVWEWNVKDHLIQDLDSSKDNFGVIEDNPHKIDINFLNGGNGSSNWLHVNSIQYDENLDQIVISSRNLSEIWIIDHSTTTIEAASNFGGDYGKGGDILYRWGNPEAYKKGYSSDRKLFGQHYPHFVRNTGTIYDGKMIVFNNGLTRDPLFSEVNILTPPTDSPGFYSYSDVAFGPTSLDYEYSDLSFTPSTFYSSIVSSAQVLPNNNILVCEGAEGRVFELNKNKEIVWEYVNPVTNGTGNISTQFDTSPVGNTTFRAIKYGLDYGAFIGKTITVGDPIENDFNLTPCNNLDVNQFSINSFNIYPNPTKGVLNLAKKVDKIELYSILGAKLAEFKNTKQIDVYSYKTGVYLVKIYKDDTFFTSKFIKN from the coding sequence ATGAAAAAACTACTACTTTTTATCTTATTCATAAGTACTTATTCTCTAATTTTTGCTCAAAATACTGTTGGTACAAAAAATATAACCAATGATGTTTATGAAGGTTACACATTATTCTCAATTCATAAAAAAACATTTTTAATTGATAATTGTGGTAGAGTAGTAAATGAATGGAATAGTGAATTTACACCTGGTAATGCGGTCTATTTATTACCTAACGGCAATATTCTAAGAGCCGGTAGAGAAGATGGTTTAAGTAATATAGTTTTTGGCGGAGTTGGAGGTGTTGCAGAAATTTTTGATTGGGACGGAAATTTAATTTGGCAATATAAATACAATAATAATAGCAAAAGACAACACCATGACGTTTATCCAATGCCTAATGGGAATGTATTAATTTTAGCAGTTACTGTTTTAACTAACGAAGAAGCCATCCAAGCAGGTAGAGATCCAAGTGTTACTTCTGGAGAATTATATAACGAACAAATAATTGAAGTAGAACCTATTGGGACTACTGATGGAAATATCGTTTGGGAATGGAATGTTAAAGACCATTTAATTCAAGATTTAGATAGTTCTAAAGACAACTTTGGTGTTATTGAAGATAATCCTCATAAAATTGATATTAATTTTTTAAATGGAGGAAATGGAAGTTCAAATTGGTTGCACGTTAACTCTATACAATATGATGAGAATTTAGATCAGATAGTGATTAGTTCTAGAAATTTAAGTGAAATTTGGATTATTGATCACTCAACAACAACTATAGAAGCTGCATCAAATTTTGGCGGAGATTATGGAAAAGGTGGCGATATTTTATACCGTTGGGGAAATCCAGAAGCTTATAAAAAAGGATATAGTTCAGACAGAAAATTATTTGGACAGCATTATCCACATTTTGTAAGAAATACAGGAACTATTTATGATGGTAAAATGATAGTTTTTAATAATGGTTTAACTAGAGATCCTTTATTTTCAGAAGTTAATATCTTAACTCCACCAACTGATTCTCCTGGTTTTTATAGTTATAGTGATGTTGCTTTTGGACCAACTAGTTTAGATTATGAGTATTCAGATTTATCTTTTACACCATCAACTTTTTATTCTTCAATAGTAAGTAGTGCACAAGTTTTACCTAATAATAATATTTTAGTTTGTGAAGGAGCAGAAGGACGTGTTTTTGAACTGAATAAAAATAAAGAAATAGTTTGGGAATATGTAAATCCCGTAACAAATGGAACAGGAAATATATCTACACAATTTGATACTTCGCCAGTTGGAAATACCACTTTTAGAGCAATAAAATATGGTTTAGATTATGGAGCTTTTATTGGAAAAACGATTACTGTTGGAGATCCTATTGAAAATGATTTTAATTTAACTCCTTGTAATAATTTGGATGTAAATCAATTTAGTATAAATTCATTTAACATATATCCAAACCCAACAAAAGGAGTTTTAAATTTAGCTAAAAAGGTAGATAAGATTGAATTGTATTCAATTTTAGGAGCCAAATTAGCTGAATTTAAAAACACTAAACAAATTGATGTATATAGCTATAAAACAGGTGTTTACTTAGTTAAAATATATAAAGATGATACGTTTTTTACTTCTAAATTTATAAAAAACTAA
- a CDS encoding RNA-binding S4 domain-containing protein, protein MRIDKYLWCIRLFKTRSLATEACKKGHVKVEGNNLKPSKEIFGNEELTVRKNQINYKIKVLDIPLSRVGAKLVDLYRKDITPKEEFEKTELLKYSKDYYRKKGTGRPTKKDRRDIDDYYESPEEEQII, encoded by the coding sequence ATGAGAATTGATAAATACTTATGGTGTATTCGGCTTTTTAAAACAAGAAGTTTAGCAACGGAAGCCTGTAAAAAAGGGCATGTAAAAGTTGAAGGAAACAATTTAAAGCCTTCTAAAGAAATATTTGGTAACGAAGAACTTACAGTTAGAAAGAATCAAATTAATTATAAAATAAAAGTATTAGACATACCTTTAAGTAGAGTTGGCGCAAAATTGGTAGATTTATATCGAAAAGATATTACACCAAAAGAAGAATTTGAAAAAACTGAACTTTTAAAATATTCTAAAGATTATTATAGAAAAAAAGGTACTGGAAGACCAACAAAAAAAGATAGAAGAGATATTGATGATTATTACGAATCACCGGAAGAAGAACAAATAATATGA
- a CDS encoding DUF6503 family protein: protein MRNIILFALFILVACKPNKIKDLNAQEIVDKAILASGADKVSNSIITFQFRDKKYVAVRENGLYRLSRSFTNKMSDHEEDQVTNYGYRRYLNGHKLPAALDSLIDVNRANAVNSVHYFSVLPYGLNDKAVNKKLLTSSTINKKEYYKIQVTFNEEGGGEDFDDVFIYWIGKEDFLVDYLAYSYHTNGGGMRFRELTEQCVKNGIRFVDYANYKPLDTTILLENLDKAFEENKLKKVSEIILRNIEVEIN, encoded by the coding sequence ATGAGAAATATTATACTATTTGCACTTTTTATACTTGTTGCTTGTAAACCAAATAAAATAAAAGATTTAAATGCTCAAGAAATTGTTGATAAAGCAATTTTAGCTTCTGGAGCAGATAAAGTTTCTAATTCTATTATTACTTTTCAATTTAGAGATAAAAAGTATGTAGCGGTAAGAGAAAATGGTTTGTACAGATTATCGAGATCTTTTACAAATAAAATGTCTGATCATGAAGAAGATCAAGTTACTAATTATGGTTATAGAAGATATTTAAATGGTCATAAATTACCTGCTGCTTTAGATTCTTTAATTGATGTAAATAGAGCTAATGCGGTAAATTCTGTTCATTATTTTTCAGTTTTACCTTATGGTTTAAATGATAAAGCTGTTAATAAGAAGTTATTAACTTCTTCAACAATAAATAAAAAGGAATATTATAAAATTCAAGTTACTTTTAATGAAGAAGGTGGAGGAGAGGATTTTGATGATGTATTTATATATTGGATTGGAAAAGAAGATTTTTTAGTTGATTATTTAGCATATTCTTATCATACTAACGGAGGTGGAATGCGTTTTAGAGAGTTAACAGAACAATGTGTTAAAAACGGAATTAGATTTGTAGATTATGCTAATTATAAGCCTTTAGACACTACTATTTTATTAGAAAATTTAGACAAAGCGTTTGAAGAAAATAAACTTAAAAAAGTTTCTGAAATTATTTTAAGGAATATTGAAGTTGAAATTAACTAG
- a CDS encoding shikimate kinase, translating to MKIVLVGYMASGKSTVGKELSSKLYIPFIDLDNFIEEGEGKSVSKIFEENGEIYFRKKEHQYLKQLLNSEDSFVLSLGGGTPCYAGNMDLVLNSDASSIYLKASLKTLYNRLQKQKETRPLVASISDKKLSEFIAKHLFERRFYYEKANFNLTIDDKKVSDIVAELRILLH from the coding sequence ATGAAGATAGTTTTAGTTGGGTATATGGCAAGCGGTAAAAGTACCGTTGGAAAGGAATTGAGTAGTAAATTATACATTCCGTTTATAGATTTGGATAATTTTATTGAAGAAGGTGAGGGGAAATCAGTTTCTAAAATATTTGAAGAAAATGGAGAAATCTATTTTAGAAAAAAAGAACATCAATATTTAAAACAGTTATTAAACTCTGAAGATAGTTTTGTATTGTCTTTAGGAGGCGGAACACCTTGTTATGCTGGTAACATGGATTTAGTTTTAAATTCTGATGCTTCTTCTATTTATTTAAAAGCTAGTTTAAAAACGTTATATAATAGACTTCAAAAACAAAAAGAAACTAGGCCTTTAGTTGCTTCAATTTCTGATAAAAAATTATCAGAATTTATTGCAAAGCATTTATTTGAAAGAAGATTTTACTATGAAAAAGCAAATTTCAACCTTACAATTGATGATAAGAAAGTGTCTGATATTGTAGCAGAATTAAGAATTTTATTACATTAA
- the smpB gene encoding SsrA-binding protein SmpB, with the protein MQKNINIKNKKARFEFEIIDKYTAGIQLTGTEIKSIRLSKARITESFCEFNEGGELFVINMYIEEYIYGHQFNHKPKSERRLLLNKRELKSLKKEVEAKGNAIVPLRLFINERGFAKLEIALAKGKKLHDKRETMKDRDNKKDLARIKKNFN; encoded by the coding sequence ATGCAGAAGAATATTAACATAAAAAACAAAAAAGCCCGCTTCGAATTCGAGATAATCGATAAGTATACGGCTGGAATTCAGTTAACTGGAACAGAAATAAAATCGATTAGATTAAGCAAAGCTCGTATTACCGAAAGCTTTTGTGAGTTTAACGAAGGCGGTGAATTGTTTGTAATAAACATGTATATTGAAGAATATATATACGGACATCAGTTTAATCACAAGCCAAAAAGTGAGCGAAGGTTACTTTTAAATAAGCGTGAATTAAAATCTCTAAAGAAAGAAGTTGAAGCAAAAGGAAATGCAATTGTACCGTTACGTTTGTTTATTAACGAACGTGGTTTTGCTAAATTAGAAATTGCCTTAGCTAAAGGTAAAAAACTACACGATAAGCGTGAAACCATGAAAGATCGTGACAATAAAAAAGATTTAGCGCGTATTAAAAAGAACTTTAACTAA
- a CDS encoding transketolase family protein, with the protein MKKYTYTEKKDTRSGFGDGLTELGKTNPNVVALCADLTGSLKMNEFEKNHPERFFQIGIAEANMIGIAAGMTIGGKIPFTGTFANFSTGRVYDQIRQSVAYSDKNVKICASHAGLTLGEDGATHQILEDIGLMKMLPGMTVINTCDYNQTKEATIAIAEHEGPVYLRFGRPKVPVYMPTGEFKIGKAVQLTEGTDVTIIATGHLVWEALQASEALEAKGISAEVINIHTIKPLDEEAILKSVAKTGCVVTAEEHNKYGGLGESVARCLATNNPTPQEFVAVNDSFGESATPEELMAKYNINDIAIVKAVEKVLTRK; encoded by the coding sequence ATGAAAAAATACACCTATACAGAAAAAAAAGATACTCGATCTGGTTTTGGAGATGGTTTAACTGAATTAGGAAAAACAAATCCTAATGTTGTTGCACTTTGTGCCGACTTAACAGGTTCTTTAAAAATGAATGAATTTGAAAAAAATCATCCAGAACGCTTTTTTCAAATAGGAATTGCTGAAGCAAATATGATTGGTATTGCTGCTGGTATGACAATTGGAGGTAAAATTCCTTTTACAGGAACATTCGCCAACTTTTCTACAGGAAGAGTTTACGATCAAATTCGCCAATCTGTTGCATATTCAGACAAAAATGTGAAAATTTGTGCTTCACATGCAGGTTTAACTTTAGGCGAAGATGGAGCAACACATCAAATTTTAGAAGATATTGGATTGATGAAAATGTTACCTGGAATGACGGTAATTAATACGTGCGATTATAATCAAACAAAAGAAGCTACAATTGCTATTGCAGAACATGAAGGACCAGTTTATTTACGTTTTGGTCGTCCAAAAGTACCTGTTTATATGCCAACTGGCGAATTTAAAATTGGTAAAGCTGTACAATTAACTGAAGGTACAGATGTAACCATTATTGCAACTGGACATTTAGTTTGGGAAGCATTACAAGCATCTGAAGCATTAGAAGCAAAAGGAATTTCTGCTGAAGTAATAAATATTCACACAATAAAACCTTTAGACGAAGAAGCTATTTTAAAATCTGTGGCAAAAACAGGTTGTGTTGTAACTGCTGAAGAGCACAATAAATATGGTGGTTTAGGAGAAAGTGTAGCACGTTGTTTAGCTACTAACAATCCTACTCCACAAGAATTTGTAGCTGTAAACGATAGCTTTGGAGAATCTGCAACTCCAGAAGAATTAATGGCTAAATACAACATTAATGACATTGCCATCGTTAAAGCTGTAGAAAAAGTATTAACACGTAAATAA
- a CDS encoding phosphoribosyltransferase family protein, translating into MTTTNNIILNATEVAHKTRRIAYQIFESNSKEEEIIIAGIADNGFLFAKKIAEILSEISDLKVQLCEVKINKKKPLSPITTSIKAEEYKNKSLVLVDDVLNSGTTLIYGIKHFLDVPLKRFKTAVLVNRNHKKYPVKADFKGISLSTSLKEHIVVEFKGKDAVAFLM; encoded by the coding sequence ATGACAACAACCAATAATATAATTTTAAATGCTACGGAAGTAGCTCATAAAACTCGAAGAATTGCTTATCAAATATTTGAAAGTAATAGTAAAGAAGAGGAAATTATTATAGCCGGCATTGCAGATAATGGTTTTTTATTTGCTAAAAAAATTGCAGAAATACTTTCAGAAATTTCTGACTTAAAAGTACAACTGTGTGAGGTTAAAATAAATAAGAAAAAACCGTTGAGCCCAATAACTACTTCTATTAAAGCTGAAGAGTATAAAAATAAATCTTTGGTTTTAGTTGATGATGTTTTAAACTCTGGTACAACCTTAATTTATGGTATAAAACATTTTCTAGATGTACCTTTAAAAAGGTTCAAGACAGCTGTATTAGTAAATAGAAATCATAAAAAATATCCTGTAAAAGCAGATTTTAAAGGTATTTCTTTATCAACTTCTCTAAAAGAGCATATTGTTGTAGAATTTAAAGGAAAAGATGCTGTAGCTTTTTTAATGTAA
- a CDS encoding geranylgeranylglycerol-phosphate geranylgeranyltransferase, with protein MISFLKLIRYKNLLMVLLTMVLTKYALIESFISPSYLTHFQFILLVISVLCITAGGYIVNDIFDVEADKINKPNKVFIDVTFAKKNAWRSYFILSFLGLSLSYQLSLITENINCFYIFLVTVFGLFLYSILFKKVLLIGNLIISILVSLTIYIVYLLDFKYIPNYYLNFNQQTDSTFHFRVWITIILYMIFAFISTLIREIIKDLEDINGDLKINAKTLPILIGRKRSIYIINLIVFLSLIFGVIILKSLLIHNKLLFFYFLFITFIPFIFLAYKLNNVKTKKHYSYLSDLMKLIMCFGILSMLLFKFI; from the coding sequence ATGATTTCTTTCTTAAAACTAATCCGTTATAAAAACCTTTTAATGGTTTTATTAACGATGGTTTTAACTAAATATGCGTTGATTGAATCTTTTATTTCTCCTAGTTATTTAACACATTTTCAATTTATACTTTTAGTTATAAGTGTACTTTGTATAACTGCTGGCGGTTATATTGTTAATGATATTTTTGATGTAGAAGCTGATAAAATAAACAAACCAAATAAGGTGTTTATTGATGTAACATTTGCTAAGAAAAATGCTTGGAGAAGTTATTTTATATTAAGTTTTTTAGGATTATCATTAAGCTACCAACTCTCTTTAATAACAGAAAATATAAATTGTTTTTATATTTTTTTAGTAACTGTTTTTGGATTGTTTTTATATTCTATCTTATTTAAGAAGGTACTTTTAATAGGAAATCTAATTATCTCTATTTTAGTTTCTCTAACTATTTATATTGTCTATTTATTAGACTTCAAATATATCCCCAATTACTACCTAAATTTTAACCAACAAACTGATTCTACTTTTCACTTTAGAGTGTGGATAACAATAATATTATACATGATTTTTGCGTTTATTTCCACTTTAATAAGAGAAATTATTAAGGATTTAGAAGATATAAATGGAGATTTAAAGATAAATGCTAAAACTTTACCTATTCTAATAGGCAGAAAACGCTCTATTTATATCATTAATTTAATTGTTTTCTTATCATTAATTTTTGGGGTAATTATTTTAAAATCTCTTCTGATTCATAATAAACTATTATTTTTTTATTTTTTATTTATAACATTTATTCCTTTTATATTTTTAGCTTATAAGCTTAATAATGTTAAAACAAAAAAACACTACTCCTATTTAAGTGATTTAATGAAACTAATTATGTGCTTCGGAATTTTATCAATGTTATTATTCAAATTTATTTAA
- a CDS encoding carboxypeptidase-like regulatory domain-containing protein, whose product MQKHLFLLSFLLISIVGFSQNNKLKGQIIHSENKNGLSAAHILNLNSVTGTITNDKGFFELVAKANDTVLVSYLGFESIKLKVTNDLLKGNELEIALIEKPEEVKEVIIRSTKLIGVLEVDVKQVPTDKFTRIHINGLPQTYEVGRPQKISSPIAKLFNPVDLVYNLFGKKPKQLKKLQKLKKEDDLRKMLQGKFDREVMMEYLEMDRQELTKLLTDCNYSEYFIKKASDLQLIEAVLDCYEEYKAVKKGKIERNRVPDKKLNSNGN is encoded by the coding sequence ATGCAAAAACATCTATTCTTACTATCTTTTTTGTTAATTTCTATTGTTGGATTTTCACAAAACAATAAGTTAAAAGGTCAAATTATTCATTCAGAAAATAAAAATGGCTTAAGTGCCGCTCATATTTTAAACTTGAATTCTGTTACAGGAACCATTACAAACGATAAAGGTTTTTTTGAATTAGTTGCAAAAGCTAATGATACTGTATTGGTTTCTTATTTAGGTTTTGAATCAATAAAACTGAAAGTAACAAACGATTTATTAAAAGGAAATGAACTAGAAATTGCCTTAATTGAAAAACCCGAAGAAGTTAAAGAAGTTATTATAAGATCTACTAAATTAATTGGTGTTTTAGAAGTAGATGTTAAACAAGTTCCTACAGATAAATTTACCAGAATACATATAAACGGATTGCCACAAACGTACGAAGTTGGTCGTCCTCAAAAAATATCTTCTCCAATTGCAAAACTTTTTAATCCGGTAGATTTAGTGTATAATCTCTTCGGGAAAAAGCCAAAACAGCTTAAAAAGCTTCAGAAATTAAAGAAAGAAGACGATTTACGTAAAATGTTACAAGGTAAATTTGATCGTGAGGTAATGATGGAATATTTAGAAATGGATCGTCAAGAGCTAACTAAATTACTTACCGATTGTAATTATTCAGAATATTTTATCAAAAAAGCAAGTGATTTACAGCTTATTGAAGCTGTTTTAGATTGTTATGAAGAATACAAAGCCGTTAAAAAAGGTAAAATTGAACGTAATCGTGTTCCTGATAAAAAATTAAATAGCAACGGTAATTAA
- a CDS encoding FKBP-type peptidyl-prolyl cis-trans isomerase, with product MIKIKHVFIVALFSIAFYACGDDNDSNAVEVFDHEAQALIDKDSLASFFTKHYYDTTSGLVKPLIAGETALSNDSNLKSQEVTEQEVDYTFYYYKIGNEGSDPDAKGNPSVVDSVYAKYNGVRIVDTDSISTSFDSNTSWFTLDGVIRGWSYSFPNFKGGENVSSSTPGEPINFINGGKGILFIPSGLGYRNVGTPTGSIPGNANLIFYIELWDIVANTDHDQDGIPSIEEDLDGDGDPRNDDTDENFVANYVDADDDGDGKLTKDEDRNGDGDPRNDFNDPDNPTLPDYLNPNIFG from the coding sequence ATGATTAAAATTAAACACGTTTTTATAGTAGCATTATTTTCAATTGCATTTTATGCTTGTGGAGATGATAATGATAGTAATGCGGTTGAAGTCTTTGACCATGAAGCGCAAGCCTTAATTGATAAAGATTCTTTAGCTAGTTTTTTTACAAAACATTATTATGATACAACTTCTGGTTTAGTAAAACCATTAATAGCTGGAGAAACAGCGTTATCTAATGATTCTAATTTAAAATCTCAAGAAGTTACTGAACAAGAAGTAGATTATACTTTTTATTATTATAAAATTGGAAATGAAGGTTCAGATCCAGACGCTAAAGGAAATCCTTCTGTTGTAGATTCTGTATATGCAAAATATAACGGAGTAAGAATCGTTGATACAGATAGTATAAGTACTTCTTTTGATAGTAATACATCTTGGTTTACACTTGATGGTGTTATACGTGGTTGGTCTTATAGTTTTCCTAATTTTAAAGGAGGAGAAAATGTTTCTTCTAGTACTCCTGGTGAACCAATTAATTTTATTAATGGAGGAAAAGGTATCTTATTCATTCCTTCTGGTCTTGGTTATAGAAATGTTGGTACACCAACCGGATCTATACCAGGTAATGCTAATCTTATTTTTTATATTGAATTATGGGATATTGTAGCGAACACTGATCATGATCAAGATGGAATTCCTTCAATTGAAGAAGATTTAGACGGAGATGGAGATCCAAGAAATGATGATACTGATGAAAACTTTGTTGCTAATTATGTCGATGCAGATGATGATGGCGATGGAAAATTAACAAAAGATGAAGATAGAAATGGAGATGGAGATCCAAGAAATGATTTTAATGATCCTGATAACCCAACATTACCAGATTATTTAAACCCTAATATTTTTGGGTAA
- a CDS encoding Maf-like protein, giving the protein MLREKLSKYNIILASGSPRRQAFFKDLDIDYEIRLKEVEEIYPKELKGAEITDFLADLKSQPFDNELTEKDILITSDTIVWFKNEALGKPKNYEDAFNMIKKMSGKKHDVITSISIKNKNFQKIINDTTIVYFKDLSDEEINYYINKYKPYDKAGAYGIQEWIGRIGITKIEGSYFNVMGLPVHKLYDELLKLD; this is encoded by the coding sequence ATGTTAAGAGAAAAACTATCAAAATACAACATCATTTTAGCTTCTGGTTCACCAAGAAGACAAGCGTTTTTTAAAGATTTAGATATCGATTATGAAATCCGTTTAAAAGAAGTTGAAGAAATTTATCCGAAGGAATTAAAAGGAGCAGAAATAACCGATTTTCTTGCTGACTTAAAATCGCAACCTTTTGACAATGAACTTACTGAAAAAGACATCTTAATAACTTCTGACACCATTGTTTGGTTTAAAAATGAAGCGCTTGGTAAGCCAAAAAACTACGAAGATGCTTTTAATATGATTAAGAAAATGTCTGGCAAAAAGCATGATGTTATTACTTCAATAAGTATAAAAAATAAGAATTTCCAGAAGATAATAAACGATACCACAATTGTATACTTTAAAGATTTATCTGATGAAGAAATTAACTATTACATCAACAAATACAAACCTTACGACAAAGCTGGTGCTTATGGAATTCAAGAATGGATTGGCAGAATTGGAATTACAAAAATAGAAGGAAGTTATTTTAATGTAATGGGCTTGCCAGTACATAAATTATATGATGAATTACTAAAATTAGATTAA
- a CDS encoding porin family protein, with amino-acid sequence MKRIILVAIFTLGFNQFVNSQIDFGIKGGVNYNSESIEEVQTDIFDGAKSKTGFHAGIWTRIKLPVLGLYLRPELVYTQLSNEVTYLNKGVKTTYDFQKIDIPVLLGTKVFGIAHIFGGPSFQYILDSDFDIEDLKDVNSDGFSLGLQFGAGVELGKLGLDVRWERALSDTESSFVDSNVGGNEVNFDTRVNQIIVGLSYRF; translated from the coding sequence ATGAAAAGAATAATTTTAGTAGCAATTTTCACTTTAGGTTTCAATCAATTTGTAAATTCACAAATAGACTTTGGTATTAAAGGTGGTGTAAATTATAATTCTGAATCTATTGAAGAAGTTCAAACAGATATCTTTGATGGAGCAAAAAGTAAAACTGGTTTTCATGCAGGTATTTGGACACGTATTAAATTACCAGTTTTAGGTTTGTATTTACGACCAGAATTGGTGTATACTCAATTAAGTAATGAAGTTACTTATTTAAATAAAGGAGTTAAAACTACGTATGATTTTCAAAAAATAGATATTCCTGTTTTATTAGGAACAAAAGTTTTTGGAATTGCACATATTTTTGGAGGGCCTTCTTTTCAATATATACTTGATTCAGACTTTGATATTGAAGATTTAAAAGATGTTAATTCTGACGGTTTTTCACTTGGTTTACAATTTGGAGCTGGTGTAGAATTAGGTAAATTAGGTCTAGATGTTCGTTGGGAAAGAGCTTTATCTGATACAGAATCTTCTTTTGTAGACAGTAATGTTGGTGGTAACGAAGTTAATTTTGACACAAGAGTTAACCAGATTATTGTAGGTTTATCTTATAGATTTTAA